In a single window of the Streptomyces sp. NBC_00285 genome:
- the istB gene encoding IS21-like element helper ATPase IstB: MTTAHHALTAQASDAAIDTACRLLRLPTMRAQATDTIARAEREGLSYAGFLAELLMAECEDRDRRRAERRIRAAHFPREKSLREFDYRVNPNVDPAVIHNLATCEWIAKGYPLCLIGDSGTGKSHLLIGLGTAAAMAGYRVRYTTAAALVNELVEAADDKQLGKTIARYGRVDLLEIDELGYLELDRRGAEMLFQVLTEREEKSSIAIASNEAFTGWSRTFTDPRLCAAIVDRLTFNATLIETGTESYRLARSKTRAEQKGRQ, from the coding sequence ATGACCACCGCCCACCACGCGCTGACCGCACAGGCATCCGACGCGGCGATCGACACCGCCTGCCGGCTGCTGCGCCTGCCCACCATGCGAGCCCAGGCCACCGACACGATCGCCCGGGCCGAACGCGAGGGCCTGTCCTATGCAGGGTTCCTCGCCGAGCTGCTGATGGCCGAGTGCGAGGACCGGGACCGCCGCCGGGCCGAGCGACGCATCCGGGCAGCTCACTTTCCCCGCGAGAAGTCGCTGCGGGAGTTCGACTACCGCGTCAATCCCAACGTCGATCCGGCAGTGATCCACAATCTCGCCACCTGCGAGTGGATCGCCAAGGGCTACCCCCTGTGTCTCATCGGAGACTCGGGCACCGGCAAGTCGCACCTGCTGATCGGGCTGGGCACCGCAGCAGCGATGGCCGGCTACCGCGTCCGCTACACCACTGCGGCAGCCTTGGTGAACGAGCTGGTCGAGGCGGCAGACGACAAGCAACTGGGCAAGACGATCGCCCGCTACGGGCGCGTCGACCTGCTCGAAATCGATGAGCTCGGCTATCTCGAACTCGACCGCCGCGGCGCGGAAATGCTCTTCCAGGTTCTCACGGAGCGTGAGGAGAAGAGCAGTATCGCGATCGCCTCCAACGAGGCGTTCACCGGCTGGAGCAGGACCTTCACCGATCCACGGCTCTGCGCGGCGATCGTGGACCGGCTCACCTTCAACGCCACCCTGATCGAGACCGGCACCGAGTCCTACCGCCTGGCTCGCTCCAAAACCAGGGCGGAACAGAAGGGCAGGCAGTAG
- a CDS encoding DUF6192 family protein, whose amino-acid sequence MVDSVTRQRYDELVKLGRDWGEMMSSVQWQLGDAAVEIEPMRSYGGTNPSGSEELFTVSEAIRMFAEDVGLAYSTVRDYRWEASRWPKEHRRADVSHTIHKTLASIPDEQKRFEAVDNPPASPRGGPARWTHDSAKRIVGWKVDTPENVQEKVDAIHDLAADDHVAARVATDFLPRPAVASKAMSDDYPDYQMAA is encoded by the coding sequence ATGGTCGACAGTGTGACCCGGCAGCGCTACGACGAGCTGGTCAAGCTGGGGCGGGACTGGGGCGAGATGATGAGCAGCGTCCAGTGGCAGCTCGGGGACGCGGCCGTGGAGATCGAACCGATGCGCTCCTACGGAGGCACCAACCCGTCGGGGAGCGAGGAGTTGTTCACGGTCAGCGAGGCGATCCGGATGTTCGCCGAGGACGTCGGCCTGGCGTATTCGACGGTCCGGGACTACCGGTGGGAGGCCTCGCGCTGGCCGAAGGAACACCGGCGGGCGGACGTCTCCCACACCATCCACAAGACCCTCGCCTCCATCCCCGACGAGCAGAAACGGTTCGAGGCGGTGGACAACCCCCCGGCCAGTCCGCGCGGCGGGCCCGCGCGCTGGACGCACGACAGCGCGAAACGGATCGTCGGCTGGAAGGTCGACACCCCCGAGAACGTCCAGGAGAAGGTGGACGCGATCCACGACCTGGCCGCCGACGACCACGTGGCCGCTCGGGTGGCCACCGACTTCCTGCCCCGCCCGGCGGTCGCCTCGAAGGCGATGTCCGACGATTATCCGGACTACCAAATGGCGGCGTGA
- a CDS encoding HAD-IA family hydrolase, with amino-acid sequence MLTNQGMDQDSPLSCLLVGQPTLRRTMKLAVLAALEQRTALRYTMPGMTSAETPSYVAHHLKVAGRPDQLFTEDALTLIHTTSRRYPRAVNNLSLQALVTAFATGKNLADETAARASVSEVVGDRLPTALVGGSPMPEAVSTRARRGDLMPIQGVLFDVDDTLFDYSTSEEVGVLAHLREQRPLDQFPDPATALAFWRKIMEVQYARFLNGELTFTEQRLERTRQFLSHLGQDTSGMPDHEAAAWFASYEAHRNAAWAAFPDAEPVLRKLAPDYRLGIVSNSSGDHQRDKLHAIGLLPYFDNALICSDQHGAAKPAPSIFLAGCTALRLPPHEVAYVGDKYTLDAVGAHDAGLHAYWLDRANINSGNATNGSIRVIHSLDELPDALTH; translated from the coding sequence ATGCTGACCAACCAGGGCATGGACCAGGACTCCCCGCTGTCCTGCCTGCTGGTCGGCCAACCGACACTCAGACGCACCATGAAACTCGCCGTCCTCGCCGCCCTGGAGCAGCGGACCGCGCTGCGTTACACCATGCCCGGCATGACCTCGGCAGAGACGCCCAGCTACGTCGCCCACCACCTGAAGGTCGCCGGGCGCCCGGACCAACTGTTCACCGAGGACGCCCTCACACTGATCCACACCACCTCGCGCCGCTACCCGCGGGCGGTCAACAACCTCTCCCTGCAGGCCCTCGTCACCGCCTTCGCGACCGGGAAGAACCTGGCCGACGAGACCGCCGCCCGCGCGTCCGTGAGCGAGGTGGTCGGCGACCGACTCCCCACCGCACTCGTGGGAGGCTCACCCATGCCGGAAGCGGTTTCTACCAGGGCCAGAAGGGGCGATCTCATGCCGATCCAAGGTGTACTTTTCGACGTGGACGACACTCTGTTCGACTACTCGACCTCGGAAGAAGTTGGCGTGCTCGCCCACCTGCGGGAGCAACGGCCGCTCGATCAGTTCCCCGACCCCGCCACGGCACTCGCCTTCTGGCGGAAGATCATGGAAGTGCAGTACGCACGCTTCCTCAACGGCGAGCTCACTTTCACCGAACAGCGGCTCGAACGCACCCGTCAATTCCTCTCCCACCTCGGGCAGGACACCTCGGGCATGCCGGACCACGAAGCGGCTGCCTGGTTCGCCAGCTACGAGGCTCACCGCAACGCAGCCTGGGCGGCATTTCCCGATGCCGAGCCTGTCCTCAGGAAACTCGCACCGGACTACCGCCTCGGCATCGTCTCCAACTCATCCGGCGACCACCAGCGCGACAAGCTCCACGCCATCGGCCTGCTGCCCTACTTCGACAACGCGCTCATCTGCTCCGACCAGCACGGCGCCGCCAAACCTGCACCGAGCATCTTCCTCGCGGGCTGCACGGCGCTCCGCCTCCCACCACACGAAGTGGCCTACGTCGGAGACAAGTACACGCTCGACGCCGTGGGGGCCCACGACGCGGGGCTGCACGCCTACTGGCTCGACCGGGCGAACATCAACTCCGGCAACGCCACCAACGGCAGTATCCGCGTCATCCACTCCCTCGACGAACTCCCAGACGCCCTCACCCACTGA
- a CDS encoding 2'-5' RNA ligase family protein has product MPLLSADPAAFPAEPPADTHDPAVTAAHDWAAFSALDEMTDHWARPGWSDGSRAYYWMLTFPDDQRLAALAGHCQEELAPLGLDPVPTDGLHITLARVGTPGVVTPGQLDSLARDAEALLPSAFFVRAMPLAGSRGAVRLSLGPWEPLLRLHHALAKAGSSVGLAPKKPTSAFRPHLSLAYNNRRRPAAPVVETVSGLRALPAVELSVSAVQLVELRREGRTYRWDVRRNVALG; this is encoded by the coding sequence GTGCCCCTGCTCAGTGCCGATCCCGCCGCGTTCCCCGCCGAGCCTCCCGCCGACACGCACGATCCGGCGGTCACCGCGGCCCACGACTGGGCGGCGTTCAGCGCACTCGATGAGATGACCGACCACTGGGCACGCCCCGGCTGGTCGGACGGCAGCCGTGCGTACTACTGGATGCTGACCTTTCCGGATGATCAGCGGCTCGCTGCTCTCGCCGGGCACTGCCAGGAGGAGCTGGCGCCCCTCGGCCTCGACCCGGTGCCGACGGACGGATTGCACATCACCCTCGCCCGAGTCGGAACGCCGGGCGTCGTCACCCCCGGCCAGCTGGACAGCTTGGCGCGGGACGCCGAGGCGCTGCTGCCCTCCGCTTTCTTCGTACGCGCCATGCCGCTGGCCGGCTCCCGTGGCGCCGTCCGGCTGTCCCTCGGCCCCTGGGAACCTCTGCTCCGGCTGCATCACGCGCTGGCCAAGGCGGGGAGCAGTGTCGGTCTGGCCCCGAAGAAGCCGACGTCCGCTTTCCGGCCGCATCTGAGCCTCGCGTACAACAACCGTCGGCGCCCCGCCGCGCCCGTTGTGGAGACGGTCTCAGGGCTTCGCGCTCTACCGGCTGTCGAACTCTCCGTGTCCGCCGTCCAGTTGGTGGAGCTCCGCCGTGAGGGGCGGACGTACCGCTGGGATGTGCGGAGGAACGTCGCGCTCGGGTAG
- a CDS encoding pentapeptide repeat-containing protein — translation MKSSWKIAGVLAILVTLFVGYAVLLWQGPWWLDGGHLRKRDLQPADGAVITGFRTALVALGAGAVAAAGLYYTDRTLRHTRDRDREQVELSRESQVTDRYVEAIKLLGSDRTVERLGGIYSLERIMRDSSKDHLTVVEVLAAFIREHASAPDQASQPDGSYSRPTEYVQAALTVLGRRPQREEPFRIDLRFINLRGADLKAVRLERVRLAGANLEKADLTEAHLEEAWMQETRLEGAWLNRAHLKDANLRAADLRGASLQDTYFEGARLHEADLSTASGCTAEQLQKALLDDDTKLPPGIAGEPIGAE, via the coding sequence ATGAAGTCGAGCTGGAAAATCGCAGGGGTGCTAGCGATACTCGTCACACTCTTCGTCGGCTATGCCGTCCTGCTGTGGCAAGGACCATGGTGGTTGGACGGCGGGCATCTGCGGAAGCGGGACCTACAGCCAGCGGATGGCGCGGTGATCACGGGTTTCCGTACTGCGCTGGTCGCGCTTGGCGCTGGGGCAGTTGCTGCAGCCGGTCTGTACTACACCGATCGCACTCTGCGGCACACCCGCGACCGGGACCGCGAGCAGGTCGAGTTATCGCGCGAGAGTCAGGTCACCGACCGGTATGTGGAGGCCATCAAGCTGCTTGGTTCCGATCGGACAGTTGAACGCCTGGGAGGCATCTACTCGTTGGAGCGCATCATGCGCGACTCCTCGAAAGACCACCTAACTGTTGTCGAGGTCCTGGCCGCATTCATCCGGGAGCACGCATCTGCGCCCGATCAGGCGTCGCAACCGGACGGCTCCTACTCCCGACCGACGGAGTATGTCCAGGCTGCCCTGACCGTCCTCGGGCGGCGACCCCAACGCGAGGAACCCTTCCGTATCGATCTACGGTTCATCAACCTGCGGGGCGCGGACCTTAAGGCAGTCCGGCTAGAACGCGTACGCCTGGCTGGTGCCAACCTGGAAAAGGCAGACCTGACGGAAGCCCACCTAGAGGAAGCATGGATGCAGGAAACCCGTCTGGAAGGAGCATGGCTGAATCGAGCCCACCTCAAGGACGCAAACCTCAGAGCAGCCGACCTGCGAGGAGCCAGCCTGCAAGACACCTACTTCGAAGGCGCACGACTACACGAAGCCGACTTATCGACGGCCAGTGGCTGCACAGCGGAGCAGTTACAAAAGGCCCTGCTCGACGACGACACAAAGCTGCCTCCCGGCATCGCCGGCGAGCCTATTGGAGCCGAATGA
- a CDS encoding SDR family NAD(P)-dependent oxidoreductase has translation MPVIAVIGAGPGLGLSIARRFGREGFQVALVSRTQDKLDALAARLAEDGIEAAGFAADVTHPDSLQSALAAVADRFGAVDVLEYSPADPTFAGAAAVDATAQDLHKQLDYYLNGAVAAVRQVLPAMLERGSGTLLFSTGASSVRPSGGAFGSVGVAAAALRNYAMALGIDLAERGVHAVHVAIGVFIGSGPGTEPETIAEHYWDAYTKRDQAEIVHTVPGGIR, from the coding sequence ATGCCCGTCATCGCCGTCATCGGGGCAGGCCCAGGCCTGGGCCTGTCCATCGCCCGCCGCTTCGGAAGGGAGGGTTTCCAGGTCGCCCTGGTCTCCCGGACCCAGGACAAGCTCGACGCGCTCGCCGCACGGCTCGCCGAGGACGGCATCGAGGCCGCGGGCTTCGCCGCGGACGTGACGCATCCCGACTCGCTCCAGTCGGCGCTCGCCGCGGTCGCCGACCGGTTCGGGGCCGTCGACGTACTGGAGTACTCGCCCGCCGACCCCACGTTCGCCGGCGCCGCCGCCGTCGACGCCACGGCGCAGGACCTCCACAAGCAGCTCGACTACTACCTGAACGGAGCGGTCGCCGCGGTCCGTCAGGTGCTGCCCGCCATGCTCGAACGCGGCAGTGGCACCCTGCTGTTCTCCACGGGTGCCTCCTCGGTCCGGCCAAGCGGCGGCGCGTTCGGCAGCGTCGGCGTCGCGGCGGCGGCCCTGCGCAACTACGCCATGGCCCTGGGCATCGATCTCGCCGAGCGCGGGGTGCACGCCGTGCACGTGGCGATCGGGGTGTTCATCGGCAGCGGTCCCGGCACCGAGCCCGAGACCATCGCCGAGCACTACTGGGACGCCTACACCAAGCGCGACCAGGCCGAAATCGTCCACACCGTCCCCGGCGGCATCCGGTGA
- a CDS encoding helix-turn-helix domain-containing protein — protein MALKRSLVPQSVYRRQLAARMKELRDATGLTLTEVADQLEVNQGSLSRIENGERGTTPVLVRALLDLYGVKDEDRRADVLDLVRADKEQQKPWWRKYSTVLTPTRYDGYLALEAGATHLASYQPMLVPGLLQTEDYARAVISQMRKDLSPPQVESLVRVRMERQNSRLGGETPARLWAILDEAVLRRTVGSVDVMRDQMRKLAETSERPNVTVQLLPFSLGAHPGLYGPFVILRFPHPTPDLVWLENPKNSVYLDSTEDVDNYTEIFDQLRDSALDPSETRTHIARISKELEE, from the coding sequence ATGGCCTTGAAGAGAAGCCTGGTCCCGCAGTCGGTGTACCGGCGACAGCTCGCGGCACGGATGAAGGAACTGCGTGACGCGACCGGGCTCACCCTCACCGAGGTCGCCGACCAACTGGAGGTCAACCAGGGGTCGCTGAGCCGGATCGAGAACGGCGAACGCGGTACGACGCCGGTCCTCGTCCGGGCACTGCTGGACCTGTACGGCGTCAAAGACGAGGACCGCCGCGCCGACGTGCTCGACCTCGTACGGGCAGACAAGGAGCAGCAGAAGCCCTGGTGGCGGAAGTACTCGACAGTGCTCACCCCGACCCGCTACGACGGATACCTCGCGCTGGAGGCCGGCGCGACACACCTCGCCAGCTACCAGCCGATGCTCGTGCCGGGGCTGCTCCAAACCGAGGATTACGCGCGTGCCGTGATCTCCCAGATGAGGAAGGACCTGTCCCCGCCGCAGGTCGAGTCCCTGGTCAGGGTCCGCATGGAGCGGCAGAACAGCCGCCTGGGCGGTGAGACCCCAGCCAGACTCTGGGCGATCCTGGACGAAGCCGTGCTGCGCAGGACGGTCGGCTCCGTGGACGTGATGCGCGACCAGATGCGGAAGCTCGCGGAGACGAGTGAGCGGCCGAACGTCACCGTGCAGCTCCTGCCGTTCTCGCTCGGCGCGCATCCGGGGCTGTACGGCCCGTTCGTCATCCTGAGGTTCCCGCACCCGACACCGGACCTGGTGTGGCTGGAGAACCCCAAGAACTCCGTGTATCTGGATTCCACCGAGGACGTGGACAACTACACGGAAATCTTCGATCAGTTGAGAGACAGCGCCCTCGACCCGTCGGAGACTCGCACCCACATCGCACGCATCAGCAAGGAGCTCGAAGAGTGA
- a CDS encoding pentapeptide repeat-containing protein, with amino-acid sequence MASEHAHSWQGHDFDFTDVTFDGADLSDARFSGGTVSFAGEEFSGGTVSFSGAEFSGSAVDFWARFSGGTVSFSGARFSDGTVGFDSATFCGSAVDFTHALGSAPSGLVPPNESSLPTGLSLPSTWHPAGS; translated from the coding sequence CTGGCCTCCGAGCACGCGCACTCCTGGCAGGGCCACGACTTCGACTTCACCGACGTCACGTTCGACGGAGCAGACCTCTCCGATGCCCGGTTCTCCGGCGGCACGGTCAGCTTCGCCGGGGAGGAGTTCTCCGGCGGCACAGTCTCCTTCAGCGGGGCGGAGTTTTCCGGCAGCGCGGTCGACTTCTGGGCGAGGTTCTCCGGCGGCACGGTCTCCTTCAGCGGGGCGAGGTTCTCCGACGGGACGGTCGGCTTCGACTCGGCGACGTTCTGCGGTAGCGCCGTCGACTTCACTCATGCCCTTGGCTCGGCACCATCTGGCCTGGTGCCGCCGAACGAGTCGTCTTTGCCGACCGGCCTTAGCCTGCCCTCAACCTGGCATCCGGCCGGCTCCTGA
- a CDS encoding Mu transposase domain-containing protein: MSLSKQELFDRIRRDSWQRQLSIRALSKKYYGFTPFYCEPGLRGAHEKGGVEGQVGYFRRNYLTPVPQVDSVDELNTRLAEFEAKEDERRIGARMRTIAQDFAREAGHLLPLPDDPFATGITLTPRVDRYGMITVKMCRYSVPVRFIDRKVTVTLTCDDLTVYDGRREIARHRRLTGRGAEHLVLDHYLEALLTKPGALERSEALHQARAGGTFTAVHEAFWATAKKALGDIEGTKALVKVLLLHRHQQHADVVTGIRAALAAGTFNEDVIALEARKAAQAAGRAPTVTASSLAPEPLDLDPVPVTPLTSRRLARALPSDQRPLPRLEQWDELLQLRRKDSS; this comes from the coding sequence ATGTCTTTGTCCAAGCAGGAGTTGTTCGACCGGATCCGGCGGGACAGCTGGCAGCGGCAGTTGTCGATCCGGGCTCTGTCGAAGAAGTACTACGGGTTCACCCCGTTCTACTGCGAGCCGGGCCTGCGCGGCGCCCACGAGAAAGGCGGGGTCGAGGGCCAGGTCGGCTATTTCCGCCGCAACTACCTCACCCCGGTGCCGCAGGTGGACAGCGTGGATGAACTCAACACCCGGCTGGCCGAGTTCGAGGCGAAGGAGGACGAGCGGCGGATCGGGGCGAGGATGCGGACGATCGCGCAGGACTTCGCCCGCGAGGCCGGCCATCTGCTGCCCTTGCCGGACGATCCGTTCGCCACCGGCATCACCCTCACGCCCCGCGTCGACCGCTACGGCATGATCACCGTGAAGATGTGCCGGTACTCGGTCCCGGTCCGCTTCATCGACCGCAAGGTCACCGTCACGCTCACCTGCGACGACCTGACCGTCTATGACGGCCGGCGGGAGATCGCCCGCCACCGGCGGCTGACCGGCCGCGGTGCCGAACACCTCGTGCTGGACCACTACTTGGAAGCTCTGCTGACCAAGCCGGGAGCACTGGAACGCTCCGAGGCACTCCACCAGGCCCGCGCCGGGGGCACGTTCACGGCCGTCCACGAAGCGTTCTGGGCCACGGCCAAGAAGGCCCTCGGAGACATCGAAGGAACGAAAGCCCTCGTCAAAGTGCTGTTGCTGCACCGCCACCAGCAGCACGCCGACGTGGTGACCGGGATCCGCGCGGCCCTCGCGGCAGGCACCTTCAACGAGGACGTCATCGCCCTGGAGGCCCGCAAGGCGGCCCAGGCGGCCGGGCGGGCACCGACCGTCACCGCCAGCTCCCTTGCCCCGGAGCCGTTGGATCTGGACCCAGTCCCGGTCACACCGCTGACGTCGCGACGTCTCGCGCGTGCTCTGCCCTCCGATCAGCGTCCTCTGCCCCGCCTGGAGCAGTGGGACGAGCTGTTGCAGCTTCGCCGGAAGGACTCCTCATGA
- a CDS encoding ATP-binding protein, giving the protein MDAVDEERLCRRTPVRRHWVKLADCTEPSGLARRHVRELLEGHAAPERVDDAVLIASELVGNALRHTAGGPDCMCVEVYRDMAVLRVHDAGRDVSRVRARSAAESVDELKGSGLGLLLVAELASAWSVRPTAIGKEVVVILALDASGLPERDVPPHIPAVRPPLTAELHQLDGGHGEFDSR; this is encoded by the coding sequence ATGGACGCGGTGGACGAAGAGCGCCTCTGCAGGCGGACGCCAGTACGGCGTCATTGGGTGAAGCTGGCCGATTGCACCGAGCCTTCGGGCCTCGCGCGCAGACACGTACGAGAGCTCCTCGAGGGCCATGCCGCGCCGGAGCGGGTCGACGACGCCGTTCTGATCGCCTCGGAGCTCGTGGGCAACGCGCTCAGGCACACAGCCGGCGGACCGGACTGCATGTGCGTGGAGGTCTACCGGGACATGGCGGTACTACGAGTCCATGACGCGGGACGGGACGTCTCCAGGGTCCGGGCACGCTCCGCGGCGGAGTCAGTGGATGAGTTGAAGGGCAGCGGTCTCGGACTGCTGCTCGTCGCGGAGTTGGCCTCCGCGTGGTCCGTCCGGCCAACCGCGATCGGCAAGGAAGTAGTCGTAATTCTCGCCCTGGACGCCAGCGGGCTACCCGAGCGCGACGTTCCTCCGCACATCCCAGCGGTACGTCCGCCCCTCACGGCGGAGCTCCACCAACTGGACGGCGGACACGGAGAGTTCGACAGCCGGTAG
- a CDS encoding TetR/AcrR family transcriptional regulator, with protein sequence MAIDPPSASAGNPAPVRPLRRDAQRNREVLLTAARSCFAEQGLEAPLEQVAKRAGLAIGTLYRHFPTRLDLVQATFAEKLAAWREAAEKAVTMDDAWAGLCHFLETMCELQSQDRGFNDLASMRLPESACLAGAQTRIRELGVDIVERAQEQGSLRPDLTPEDLAFVIWSHSRVTEATHAIAPDAWRRHLYLLLDGFRTDRAHPLPAPPLTEEQLYRAMISLGGNGACGA encoded by the coding sequence ATGGCCATCGACCCTCCGTCCGCCTCCGCCGGGAACCCGGCCCCTGTCCGCCCCCTGCGGCGCGACGCGCAGCGCAATCGCGAGGTCCTGCTCACCGCGGCCCGCTCCTGCTTCGCCGAGCAGGGCCTGGAGGCACCCCTGGAGCAGGTGGCCAAGCGAGCCGGGCTGGCCATCGGCACGCTGTACCGGCACTTCCCCACCCGGCTGGACCTGGTGCAGGCGACCTTCGCCGAGAAGCTGGCCGCCTGGCGGGAGGCCGCCGAGAAGGCCGTCACCATGGATGACGCCTGGGCAGGGCTGTGCCATTTTCTGGAGACCATGTGTGAACTCCAGTCACAGGACCGGGGGTTCAACGATCTGGCCTCCATGCGGTTGCCGGAGAGCGCCTGCCTGGCGGGCGCCCAGACCCGCATCCGCGAACTCGGTGTAGACATCGTCGAGCGTGCGCAGGAGCAGGGCAGCCTGCGCCCCGACCTCACCCCCGAGGACCTTGCCTTCGTCATCTGGTCGCACAGCCGCGTCACCGAGGCCACCCACGCCATCGCCCCGGACGCCTGGCGCCGCCACCTCTACCTTCTGCTCGACGGCTTCCGAACCGACCGCGCCCACCCGCTGCCGGCACCGCCGCTCACCGAGGAGCAGCTGTACCGCGCCATGATCAGCCTCGGCGGAAACGGGGCCTGCGGCGCCTGA
- a CDS encoding DUF4265 domain-containing protein, translating into MQYIVHEDPVGRAESNYIAQADLTPFDLDGQIEQLWLQPEEHGTYKVACIPFMTYGLALGDRVRLSPEARVVEVAQASGHRVLRTLLRPSTDAARLDRSISLIKNSIKESRLLSEWHGEHFVAIDVPPGTDMSPLSALLQREVDEAGAFWEWADAMPFSTTRS; encoded by the coding sequence TTGCAGTACATCGTGCACGAGGACCCGGTCGGTCGAGCCGAGAGCAACTACATCGCCCAGGCCGATCTGACCCCCTTCGACCTCGACGGACAGATCGAACAGCTGTGGCTCCAGCCCGAAGAGCACGGCACATACAAGGTGGCCTGCATCCCCTTCATGACCTACGGCCTCGCTCTTGGAGACCGGGTCCGTCTGTCACCAGAAGCTCGCGTGGTCGAAGTTGCCCAGGCGAGCGGACACCGCGTCCTGCGCACACTGCTCAGGCCGAGCACGGACGCTGCACGACTTGACCGCAGCATCAGCCTCATCAAGAACTCGATCAAGGAATCCAGGCTGCTCAGCGAATGGCACGGGGAGCACTTCGTCGCCATCGACGTCCCTCCCGGCACCGACATGAGCCCGTTGTCCGCCCTGCTGCAACGGGAAGTTGACGAGGCCGGCGCCTTCTGGGAATGGGCCGACGCCATGCCGTTCTCCACCACGCGGAGCTGA